The sequence AGTTCACCACCACGTCCCAGCCGTAGGCGGCCGGTTCGGTGTTGTGGACGATGAACGCGGCTTTCGCGCCCTGGCGCGCGGCCTCTTCGAACTTGTAGGTCCAGCGGCCGTAGTAGGTCATGGCGCGACCCTTGAACAGGGTCTGGTCGCCGCGCAGGAAGCCGGGGTCGTTGATCAGCATGACCACGGTCTTGCCCTTCACGTCGAGGCCAGCGTAGTCGTTCCAGTTTTGCTCGGGCGCATTGACGCCGTAGCCGACGAACACGACGTCGCTGTCCTTGAGTTCGATCCGCGGCTTCTCGACGCGCGAGCCGACCACCATCTCCTTGCCGAGCGTCAGCACTTGCTGCTGCCCGCCGACGGCAAGCGAGAGCGTGGTCCCGGCCGCGGTGCGCGTGGTCACCATCGGCACGCGCTGGAAGAACGAGGCGCCTTCGCACGGAAACGCCGCGCACGGCTTGCCGTCGGCGACGGCGGGAAGAAAGCCGATGCGCTGGAACTCGTTCTCGAAGAAGTTCAGCGTCAGCCGCTCCCCCAGCGATCCCGGGCCGCGGCCTTCGTACTCGTCCGAGGAAAGGGTCTGGATATGCCGGGCCAGATCACTGGCATCGATTGCCGCGTCCAACTTCGCGCGTGCGGGGTTGCCAAGCAGCTCGACATACGCCGGCGGCATCGGCGGCGGTGCCGGCACTTCCGGCGGCGGCGCGTCACTGCCGCAGGCGGCGAGCACGAGGGAAACGGGAATCAGCAAGTGACGCATCGAGGTTCTCCGGCAAGGCGAATCCCGATTCTAGCCTGCGACAGCGTTGCCGCTGCGCTCCCTGATCGCGATCAGTTCCTTGCCAGTACGTTTCAACTTCCACGCGGAGCGAATTGCAGCGGCTGTCTTGGCGGGCCGGCCGCCCCGTCAGGTCACACTCTGCTCGCCCACGATTCTCGCGCGCTGCAAGAAGCCGGCCCGCGTGTTGCCTTGACCGCCTCCCAACGCCTAGGGGCACTTCCGTAGCAGTTCTCGCGAATCAGGCGCGAGCGGCGACGACCGTTCATTCAAGCAAGGAGATTGCCGTGGTTCGAGCAGTTGGCGTGGTTCTGGTGCTGTGGAGCGCTCTCGCCCTTGCCGGGTGGACGTCGCCCGACGGCGAGAAGCTGGAAGACACGGAATACCGGAAATCGAGCGGGCCATTGATTTCCTGGTTGGTCCTCGTCGCCGACGCCGAGAAGCTCTACACCGATTGGGAGAAACCGGCCAAGTTTTTTCATGCCGAGGAAACCGAGACGGTGGCGCGCAATGCGGAGATCAACGCGTTCGTCGTGTTCGGCGGCTGCGAGGCGGACGCGAGTGGGAACTGCAATGTCACCGTCCAGTTCAAGGTCACCGCGCCCGACGGGTCGGTGTATGCGGATTCGCCGAAGATGGAAGGCTGGGTTGGAAGACCTGCGCCACCGGTGGACGCACTGCAGTTGAGTGTTGACTACCTGAAGGCGGTTCTGGAGCCGGGCGAGCAGCTCGGCAGTTACCGCGTGGTTGCAACGGTCGTGGACCAGAACTCGGGCAGGAAACTCTCGATTTCCAGGACCTTCACGGCGAAGGAAACCGGCGACTGAAGAGCGACGGCTTGAACTTGCGATCTGCTCGGGCGCTTGATCCGCAGCAAGTCGCGAGCGCGCGCGATGCGCGAGAATGGCGGCCCGATTCCGCTGCGAGAGTGCGCCATGCTGGCCAAGTACCTGACCGAAGATCACCGTGACTGCGACGACCAGTTTGCGCGCGCCGAGGCGGCCGCCAGCGACGGCGACGTCGCGGCGGCACGCGTTGCGTTCGCGGAGTTCGAGACGAATCTCTCGCACCATCTGGAGATGGAGGAGGGCGTGCTGTTCCCCGAGTTCGAGCAGGCGACTGGCATGCACGGCGTCGGCCCGACCGCGGTGATGCGCATGGAACACGAGCAGATGCGCGGCTTGCTCGGACAGATGCAGGGCGCGCTCGCCGCTGAGGATCTGGACAGCTTTCTCGGCATCGGTGAGACGCTGAACATCCTGATCCAGCAGCACAACATGAAGGAAGAACACATGCTCTACCCGATGGCCGAGCAGGCGCTCGCCGCTTCGGCCGAGCGGCTGCTCGAGCGCATGCAGGCGCTGTGACCGTGGGCGGCGGCGACACGCTGGCGCTCGACGTGCGCGGCCTGCCGCCGTGCGAGCCGATGGAGCGCATCCTCGCCGCGATCGAGACGCTCGCGCCCGGCCAGTCGCTGCTGGCCACGATCAGCCGCGAGCCGCGCCCGCTGCTGCCGCTGCTGGAACAGCGCGGCTTCGCCTGGCGCATCGAACGCAACGATCCCGACTGCTGCGAGCTGCGCATCTGGCACGCGCCAGCGGACACATCACCGTGAACACGCCGCTGGCATTGGAGCAGGCGCCGCCGATCGCGGTGCCGATGCGCTTCCTGCTGAGCGCGCCGCTGTTCGGCATGCTCGCCGCGATGCTGTTGCTGATCGGTGGCGACGAGGTGCTGGCGACGCGCTGGTCGCCGCTGCTGCTCGCGCTCACGCACCTGGTCGGGCTCGGCGTGCTGAGCATGAGCATGTGCGGTGCGTTGCTGCAGATGCTGCCGGTACTGGTGGGGGTGCAGATCGCGCAGGTGCAGGCGTTCGCGGGCGTGTGCCATGGCGGTCTGGTGCTCGGCAGCTTGCTGCTCGCGGGCGGCTTCGTCAGCGGATCGGGCGCGGTCTTCGCAGTCGCGGCCGGTGTGCTTGCGGTCGCGCTCGGCGGATTCATCGTCGTCGTCGGCCGCGCGCTGTGGCGCGCCGAGCGCCCGGACGCGAGCACGCGCGGCATGCGCCTGGCCTTGCTCGGCTTGCTTGCGACCTTGCTGCTTGGCGTCGCACTCGCGCTCGGCCATGCCGACGCCGGCGTGGGGTTGTGGCGCGGCATCGGCACCGACTTGCATCTGGTCGTCGCGCTCGCTGGCTGGGTGGCGATGCTGGTGGTCGCCGTGGCCTACCAGGTGGTGCCGATGTTCCAGATGACCGCGCCGTATCCGCAGTGGTTGCGCGTATGGCTCGCGCCCGCAATGGCCGCGATGCTGCTGCTCGCGATCGCGACCTCGATGTGGCGCCCAGAGTGGCGGTGGTTTTCGTGGCTGGCGCTGGCGCTGCTGCTCGCCACTTTCGGGATCACGACGCTGTGGCTGCTCGGGCACCGCCGGCGCAAGGTGGGGGATGCCAGCCTCGCGTTCTGGCGCCTCGGTCTGATCGCGTTGCTCGTTGCGATCGCCGTTGGCGCGGCGTCTTGGTGGTTCGCGACCGGCGTGACGATGCAGCTCGCGGTGACGCTGTTCATCGCCGGCTTCGCGCTGTCGGTGGTCTGCGCGATGCTCTACAAGATTGTTCCGTTCCTGGTCTGGCTGCACCTGCAGCAACGCATCGGCGCGAACCCGGCAGCGCGCCATCGCATCTTCCCGCCGAACATGAAGGCGCTGTTGCCGGAGCCGCGCGCGCGCCTGCACTTCGGACTGCATCTGGCGGCGCTGTCGGTGCTGGTCGCGGCGGCATTCTGGCCTCTGCTCGTGCGCCCGGCCGCCGCACTCTGGTTCTCTGCCTTCGCCGTGCTCGCCCGCAACCTCGGGTCCGTGCTCGCGCGCTACCGCGTCGAGTGCGGGCGTATCGACCAGTGCTGAAATCCACCGGGATGCGGGCGAGCCATTCGCTGCGGGCTTGGCGCGGTAGTACGCTTTGGCCCGGAGGTTCCCATGTCCGTCAAGCCCTCGGTCTCATTGAGTCAAGAACAACACGACTTCGCTCGCGCCCTGGTTGAGCAGGGGCGCTATGGCAGCGTGAATGCCGTGGTGCAGCAGGGCATCGAGTTGTTGCGGCAACGGGAAATTGCCGAGCCGATGGAGGCGCAGGCGCTGAAGGCCCTGCTCACGTATCGGCGCGAAGGCGCGTTTGTTTCCGGCGAGCAGATGGATGCTCGCATCGCTGAGATGGCCGCTGCGGCCCGACGCGCGCATGGCCTATCAGATTGAGTTTTCCGCCGATGCGGAACGCGACTTCGGCCTGATCTTCGATCACCTCTACGCGAGCTACAGCGCCCTTGGCGAGAGCGTGGCCGAAGCGCTCGATCACGCCGAACGACGTACCCTTGCCATTCGTGCCGCCGTGGCTCGCATCGCACTTGCGCCACATCGAGGTGAGCGACACGACCGACTCTTGCCAGGATTGCGGCATCTGAGCATCGAACGGGCGATCTACTGGTTCGAGGTGGACGGGCATATGCGGCGTGTGCGCGTGCTGGCCGTGTTCTTCGGCGGGCAGGACCACATCCAGTTGATGCTGGAACGGTTGCTCCCGAGCGAGTGAGCGTGGCCGTGGGCTGCCGCCCCCGCCGCCCGGCGCCGCAGCGCGCTGGCCTGCGCCACCCGGCTGTGGCAGGCTCGGGTCGGTACGCCGCGGGGGCGGCGAGAGGTGGCGGTGCAGGACCATGCGGATCGAGGCGCTGGTGGAGGCGGTCGAAAACTCGGCTGGTTTGGTCCAGCACCCGGCCCTGCTCGATGCCGTGCTCGAGTCGATGGACGAACACGCCATCGTGGCGGTGACCGACCGCGGCGGGCGCATCCTCTACGCCAACCGCAAGTTCTGCGAACTCTCCCAGTACGAACGCCATGAACTGGTTGGCCAGGATCATCGCATCCTCGCCTCGGGGCACCATCCGCGCAGCTTCTTCCGGCAGATGTGGACGACCATCGGCCGCGGCCGGACTTGGCGCGGCACGTTCTGCAACCGCGCCAAGGACGGCAGCCGCTACTGGGTGCAGTCGACGATCGTGCCGATCGCGGGCGAGGACGGGCGGCCGATGCTGTACGTGGCGCTGCGCACCGACGTCAGCGACCTGAAGGCTGCGGAGCGTTCCGCGCAGGAGAGCGAGGCCAGTTTCCGCTCGCTGTTCGACAGCGTGCAGGAGACCGTCTACGTGCAAGCCGACGACGGCAGCTTCCTCGCGGTCAATGCCGGCGCCGAGCGCATGTACGGCCTGCCGCGCGAATGGTTCGTGGGCAAGACG comes from Lysobacterales bacterium and encodes:
- a CDS encoding type II toxin-antitoxin system ParD family antitoxin; the encoded protein is MSVKPSVSLSQEQHDFARALVEQGRYGSVNAVVQQGIELLRQREIAEPMEAQALKALLTYRREGAFVSGEQMDARIAEMAAAARRAHGLSD
- a CDS encoding hemerythrin domain-containing protein, which codes for MRENGGPIPLRECAMLAKYLTEDHRDCDDQFARAEAAASDGDVAAARVAFAEFETNLSHHLEMEEGVLFPEFEQATGMHGVGPTAVMRMEHEQMRGLLGQMQGALAAEDLDSFLGIGETLNILIQQHNMKEEHMLYPMAEQALAASAERLLERMQAL
- a CDS encoding DUF2249 domain-containing protein, which produces MERILAAIETLAPGQSLLATISREPRPLLPLLEQRGFAWRIERNDPDCCELRIWHAPADTSP
- a CDS encoding type II toxin-antitoxin system RelE/ParE family toxin — translated: MAYQIEFSADAERDFGLIFDHLYASYSALGESVAEALDHAERRTLAIRAAVARIALAPHRGERHDRLLPGLRHLSIERAIYWFEVDGHMRRVRVLAVFFGGQDHIQLMLERLLPSE